One genomic window of Polyangium aurulentum includes the following:
- a CDS encoding tetratricopeptide repeat protein produces MLASLAGSGRHADLVSTGGEALALAEKAFGPEAPEAVTPLYVMAGAQLAMGRGEEALEACRRAVAIAEARAGTPTEPRLPKLYELLAAIHASAGRRDEEERIYRRLLAGYERMREPDEAAIAHCANRLGLLLGEQKKLAEAELSFSRALNLRERVFGARSPEAAEVLYNQGTVLAGAGRREEAERAIKRAVAILEEKPVKGGTILPAALHNLAALAEESGRREEAEGLYRRSIASREAAAGPEDLELRPTLVRLGRLLEVRGRADEAVGLYDRALPMAERELGAEHAVTKGIRAMREGAAKKGGPAA; encoded by the coding sequence ATGCTGGCTTCGCTCGCGGGCTCGGGGCGGCACGCAGATCTCGTGTCCACCGGCGGGGAGGCGCTCGCGCTCGCGGAGAAGGCTTTCGGCCCCGAGGCGCCCGAGGCGGTGACGCCGCTTTACGTGATGGCGGGGGCCCAGCTCGCGATGGGGCGCGGGGAGGAGGCGCTCGAGGCGTGCAGGCGGGCGGTCGCAATCGCGGAGGCCCGGGCGGGGACGCCGACGGAGCCGCGCTTGCCGAAGCTGTACGAGCTGCTCGCGGCGATCCACGCGAGCGCCGGGCGCCGTGACGAGGAGGAGCGAATCTACCGCCGCCTGCTCGCGGGCTACGAGCGAATGCGCGAGCCGGACGAGGCCGCCATTGCTCATTGCGCGAACCGGCTGGGGCTGCTCCTGGGCGAGCAGAAGAAGCTGGCGGAGGCGGAGCTGTCGTTTTCGAGGGCGCTCAACCTGCGCGAGCGCGTCTTCGGCGCGCGCTCGCCCGAGGCTGCCGAGGTGCTCTACAACCAGGGCACGGTGCTCGCGGGCGCGGGGCGGCGCGAGGAGGCGGAGCGCGCGATCAAGCGGGCCGTCGCCATCCTGGAGGAAAAACCCGTGAAAGGCGGGACGATTCTCCCGGCCGCATTGCACAACCTCGCGGCGCTCGCGGAGGAATCGGGGCGGCGCGAGGAAGCGGAAGGCCTGTATCGGCGCTCGATTGCGTCGCGTGAGGCCGCGGCGGGGCCGGAGGATCTGGAGCTGCGGCCGACGCTGGTGCGGCTCGGGCGGCTGCTCGAGGTGCGCGGGCGAGCCGACGAGGCGGTCGGGCTTTACGATCGAGCGCTGCCGATGGCAGAAAGGGAGCTCGGGGCGGAGCACGCGGTCACGAAGGGGATCCGCGCGATGCGGGAGGGGGCGGCGAAGAAGGGCGGGCCGGCGGCGTAA